A single Deinococcus betulae DNA region contains:
- the nusA gene encoding transcription termination factor NusA: MSQPEFNFADALREVAQARNINELQLIEAFEQSLAQAYTRNVEPDKRIEVHLDPQSGELEVLVVREVVEKVEDEHLQISLADALELDPGVEIGMEMEFPVDREKFSRIALQAAKQTLTQKMRETERNVVFNEYKDREGQVLTAQVVRSDNKGNWFVELGAGEAILPPREQIPGEKLTPGNRVKIYLKEVRKTPKGPTILASRADERLLDYLLRQEIPEVANGIVEVKAISREAGQRSKVAVFSHNSNVDPIGACIGHRGNRIQAVTGELGRERVDVILWDGNTRDFIRNALSPAKVGLIEVQPERREATVTVTPDQLSLAIGKGGQNVRLAAKLTGFKIDLRETAAISDLDAAMQQALQDEQDGQNSGAAQSAFDALFKDSKSVATASPDDVE, encoded by the coding sequence ATGAGCCAACCAGAATTCAATTTTGCCGATGCGCTGCGCGAAGTGGCGCAGGCACGCAACATCAACGAGCTGCAACTGATTGAAGCGTTCGAGCAGAGCCTCGCGCAGGCGTACACCCGCAACGTCGAACCCGACAAGCGCATTGAAGTGCACCTGGACCCCCAGAGCGGCGAACTGGAAGTGCTGGTCGTGCGTGAGGTCGTGGAAAAGGTTGAGGACGAGCACCTGCAGATCTCTCTGGCGGACGCGCTGGAGCTGGACCCTGGCGTCGAAATCGGCATGGAGATGGAGTTTCCGGTCGACCGCGAGAAGTTCTCGCGCATCGCCCTGCAGGCCGCCAAGCAGACCCTGACCCAGAAGATGCGCGAAACCGAGCGCAACGTGGTCTTCAACGAATACAAGGACCGCGAGGGCCAGGTGCTGACGGCCCAGGTGGTCCGCAGCGACAACAAGGGCAACTGGTTCGTGGAACTGGGCGCCGGCGAGGCCATTCTGCCCCCCCGCGAGCAGATTCCCGGCGAGAAGCTGACCCCCGGCAACCGCGTCAAGATTTACCTCAAGGAAGTGCGCAAGACGCCCAAGGGGCCGACCATTCTGGCCAGCCGCGCCGACGAGCGGCTGCTGGACTACCTGCTGCGTCAGGAAATCCCCGAAGTCGCCAATGGCATCGTGGAGGTCAAGGCCATTTCGCGCGAGGCTGGGCAGCGCAGCAAGGTCGCCGTGTTCTCGCACAACAGCAACGTGGACCCCATCGGCGCCTGCATCGGGCACCGCGGGAACCGCATCCAGGCCGTCACTGGCGAACTGGGCCGCGAGCGCGTGGACGTCATTCTGTGGGACGGCAACACCCGCGACTTCATTCGCAACGCGCTGTCCCCCGCTAAAGTCGGCCTGATTGAGGTGCAGCCGGAGCGCCGCGAGGCCACCGTGACCGTGACGCCCGACCAGCTGTCGCTGGCCATCGGCAAGGGCGGCCAGAACGTGCGCCTGGCGGCCAAGCTGACCGGCTTCAAGATTGACCTACGCGAAACCGCCGCCATCAGCGACTTGGACGCCGCCATGCAGCAAGCCCTGCAAGACGAGCAGGATGGCCAGAACAGCGGCGCCGCCCAGTCGGCCTTCGACGCACTGTTTAAGGACAGTAAGTCGGTCGCCACCGCCAGCCCCGACGACGTGGAGTAA
- a CDS encoding YkgJ family cysteine cluster protein: MTASPFPHESVTAPVQQAYARYERQAKSWLTGYAQRGGRVFCGAGCSACCTMPIRVSLAEALLMARAVDEAQASAVETHARAAVQNARTARDDDEYVRRHRLELGFCPILDRETGSCSRYEARPTRCRDTYSAFPAHYCEAETWERMSRREQAEYRREVARTPGTDGELHFIAPLEHLSEPVWAAAARAMRREWGLEVWGDFWLLTTLAADAKFMAAVAAGDARRAWQVASGRGLAHRMLLEFGE, encoded by the coding sequence ATGACGGCCTCTCCCTTTCCCCACGAGTCGGTCACGGCGCCCGTTCAACAGGCCTATGCCCGCTACGAGCGCCAGGCCAAAAGCTGGCTGACCGGCTACGCGCAGCGCGGCGGACGGGTGTTTTGCGGCGCGGGGTGCAGTGCGTGCTGCACCATGCCCATCCGGGTGAGCCTGGCCGAGGCGCTGCTGATGGCCAGGGCAGTGGACGAGGCGCAGGCCAGCGCCGTCGAGACCCACGCCCGCGCCGCCGTTCAGAACGCCCGCACCGCGCGCGACGACGATGAATATGTGCGCCGCCACCGCCTGGAATTGGGGTTCTGCCCCATTCTGGACCGCGAGACCGGCAGTTGCAGCCGCTATGAGGCGCGGCCCACACGCTGCCGCGACACCTACAGCGCTTTTCCGGCCCACTACTGCGAGGCCGAGACCTGGGAGCGCATGAGCCGCCGGGAGCAGGCCGAGTACCGCCGCGAGGTGGCCCGCACGCCCGGCACCGACGGCGAACTGCACTTTATTGCCCCTCTGGAACACCTCTCGGAGCCGGTGTGGGCGGCCGCTGCCCGCGCCATGCGCCGCGAGTGGGGCCTAGAGGTCTGGGGCGACTTCTGGCTGCTGACCACGCTGGCCGCCGACGCCAAGTTCATGGCGGCCGTTGCCGCTGGGGATGCGCGCCGGGCCTGGCAGGTCGCTTCAGGACGCGGGCTGGCCCACCGGATGCTGCTGGAATTCGGGGAGTAA
- the rimP gene encoding ribosome maturation factor RimP — protein sequence MNNNATHNLEQLARTALDPLGYEVLEVQVQNLGGQPIVLIRIDRLDEQPVTVDDLTKASRAAEVEFDQADPIAGEYRLEFESPGGKRPLLRARHFERMLGLKARVRGEGGVAFTAPIQAVEGDRVTFMVGGEAQILTVGTFQANLAEFPDRHR from the coding sequence ATGAATAACAACGCAACACACAATCTGGAGCAGCTGGCCCGCACGGCCCTCGATCCCCTGGGATACGAGGTGCTGGAAGTTCAGGTGCAGAATCTGGGCGGACAACCGATTGTCCTGATTCGCATTGACCGCCTTGACGAGCAGCCGGTCACGGTGGACGACCTGACGAAAGCCAGCCGCGCTGCCGAGGTCGAGTTTGACCAGGCCGACCCGATTGCCGGCGAGTACCGCCTGGAATTCGAGTCGCCGGGCGGCAAGCGGCCCCTGCTGCGGGCGCGCCATTTCGAGCGCATGCTGGGGCTGAAAGCGCGGGTGCGCGGCGAGGGCGGCGTGGCTTTCACGGCCCCTATTCAGGCAGTCGAGGGTGACCGCGTGACCTTCATGGTGGGCGGCGAGGCACAGATCCTGACGGTCGGCACCTTTCAGGCCAACCTGGCCGAGTTCCCTGACCGTCACCGTTAA
- a CDS encoding YlxR family protein has translation MTGPQTLKHVPERTCVACRRKRPQGEFLRLTKVDGAWQLGQRPRQGRGAYLCADTPTCWQDKRLRRAFGAQATTVAELAQRTVTPGAPDS, from the coding sequence TTGACCGGCCCCCAGACCCTGAAGCATGTCCCCGAGCGCACCTGCGTGGCGTGCCGCCGCAAACGGCCGCAAGGCGAATTTCTACGCCTGACCAAGGTGGACGGCGCGTGGCAACTGGGGCAGCGGCCCAGACAGGGCCGGGGGGCTTACCTGTGCGCAGATACACCCACCTGCTGGCAAGACAAGCGGCTGCGGCGGGCTTTTGGCGCTCAGGCGACGACTGTGGCCGAACTGGCACAGCGCACGGTCACGCCGGGCGCCCCCGATTCATAA
- the infB gene encoding translation initiation factor IF-2 translates to MSKVRIYTLAKDLGVENARMLEILDGLGVSYKSVSSTIEEDTVELIKQILAEEQGGEAPTAAAEPETATPAAAQPTTVQSAPAATAQSSAAPKAAEASTAVADPEAESEVPHRAPVVTIMGHVDHGKTSLLDYIRKTKVAAKEAGGITQHVGAFEAKTSKGKIVFIDTPGHEAFTTIRARGANVADIAIIVIAADDSLMPQTREAIAHAQAAKVPMIVAINKVDLPQADPERVKTDLTQLNLVPEEYGGDLVVVPVSAKTGEGVEDLLEYISLTAELEDLRADPKGKFSGVVIEGKVDKQAGVLATVMVQEGTLHVGDFLVVGEGYGKIKAMSDSAGARIKDAGPSTPVQILGFSEVPSSGETVSSAKNEHAAREVVAQRVDTRRDAENARVQRRLTLEEMMGPLGSVRTVNLILRADTQGSVEALQGILARKESDDVKINVMLAGIGAPTEGDVLLASTAEATILCFSVTPSGGVKKVADSKGVDIKSYRIIYELIDEVDRLIKGNVEPVFEEKYLGRAEVRMVIRHPKSGNIAGSYITDGMFKRNAKAKVTRGKQVVYEGTVVGLKRFKDDVREVQTGYECGINLDWNDVMEGDIIEASEMVEVEQA, encoded by the coding sequence ATGTCGAAAGTTCGTATCTATACCCTCGCCAAGGACCTTGGCGTCGAAAACGCAAGAATGCTGGAAATTCTCGATGGCCTGGGCGTGTCGTACAAGAGCGTCAGCAGCACCATCGAAGAAGACACTGTCGAGCTGATTAAGCAGATTCTGGCCGAGGAGCAGGGCGGCGAAGCGCCCACCGCCGCCGCCGAGCCGGAAACGGCCACCCCGGCGGCAGCACAGCCCACCACTGTTCAGTCGGCACCGGCAGCCACGGCCCAGTCCAGTGCCGCGCCCAAGGCGGCCGAAGCCTCCACCGCTGTGGCCGATCCTGAGGCTGAATCGGAAGTCCCCCACCGCGCGCCCGTCGTGACCATCATGGGTCACGTGGACCACGGCAAGACCAGCCTGCTGGACTACATCCGCAAAACGAAGGTTGCAGCCAAGGAAGCGGGCGGCATTACCCAGCACGTCGGGGCCTTTGAAGCCAAGACGAGCAAGGGCAAGATCGTCTTTATCGACACGCCCGGCCACGAAGCGTTTACGACCATCCGGGCGCGCGGCGCCAACGTGGCCGACATCGCCATCATCGTGATTGCCGCCGACGACTCGCTGATGCCCCAGACCCGCGAGGCCATCGCCCACGCGCAGGCCGCCAAGGTGCCCATGATCGTGGCCATCAACAAGGTGGACCTGCCCCAGGCTGACCCCGAGCGCGTCAAGACCGACCTGACCCAGCTCAACCTCGTGCCCGAAGAGTACGGCGGGGACCTCGTGGTCGTGCCGGTCAGCGCCAAGACCGGCGAGGGCGTGGAAGACCTGCTGGAATACATCAGCCTGACGGCCGAACTTGAAGACCTGCGCGCTGACCCCAAGGGCAAGTTCAGCGGCGTGGTGATTGAAGGCAAGGTGGACAAGCAGGCCGGCGTGCTGGCGACCGTCATGGTGCAGGAAGGCACGCTGCATGTGGGCGACTTCCTGGTCGTGGGCGAAGGCTACGGCAAGATCAAGGCCATGAGTGACAGCGCAGGCGCGCGCATCAAGGACGCGGGCCCCAGCACGCCGGTGCAGATTCTGGGCTTCAGTGAGGTGCCCAGCAGCGGCGAAACGGTCAGCTCGGCCAAGAACGAACACGCCGCGCGCGAGGTGGTGGCGCAGCGCGTGGACACCCGCCGCGACGCCGAGAACGCCCGCGTGCAGCGCCGCCTGACCCTGGAAGAGATGATGGGACCGCTGGGCAGCGTGCGCACCGTCAACCTGATTCTGCGTGCCGACACTCAGGGCAGCGTCGAAGCCCTGCAGGGCATCCTGGCCCGCAAGGAAAGCGACGACGTGAAGATCAACGTCATGCTGGCCGGTATCGGCGCCCCCACCGAAGGCGACGTGCTGCTGGCGTCCACCGCCGAAGCGACCATCCTGTGCTTCAGCGTGACCCCCTCGGGCGGCGTGAAGAAGGTGGCCGACAGCAAGGGCGTGGATATCAAGTCCTACCGCATCATCTACGAGCTCATTGACGAAGTGGACCGCCTGATCAAGGGCAATGTCGAGCCGGTGTTCGAGGAGAAATACCTCGGCCGCGCCGAAGTGCGCATGGTCATTCGCCACCCCAAGAGCGGCAACATCGCCGGGTCGTACATCACGGACGGCATGTTCAAGCGCAACGCCAAGGCCAAGGTCACGCGCGGCAAGCAGGTCGTCTATGAGGGTACGGTCGTGGGTCTCAAGCGCTTTAAGGACGATGTCCGTGAAGTGCAGACCGGCTACGAGTGCGGGATCAACCTGGACTGGAACGACGTGATGGAAGGCGACATCATCGAAGCCAGCGAAATGGTGGAAGTGGAACAGGCGTAA